One Sodalinema gerasimenkoae IPPAS B-353 DNA segment encodes these proteins:
- a CDS encoding sigma-70 family RNA polymerase sigma factor has protein sequence MPVTDVDLYAQLQTGDRKALGQLYDRYGGLVYSLSLKVLKNPQEAEDLTQEIFLILWRKQNYDPSRGKLSTFLMMLTRSRGIDRLRSRGRRRKFLGHWGATLSEDTMTTPTPFDEISLSERRDTVREALEQLPEKYRSILELAYYQGMSQSP, from the coding sequence ATGCCAGTTACTGATGTTGACTTATACGCCCAACTGCAAACCGGCGATCGCAAGGCATTGGGGCAGCTTTATGATCGTTATGGGGGGTTGGTCTATAGCTTGAGTTTAAAGGTTCTGAAAAATCCCCAGGAAGCGGAGGATCTGACCCAGGAAATCTTTTTGATTCTCTGGCGCAAACAAAATTATGACCCCAGTCGGGGCAAGCTGAGTACCTTTTTAATGATGTTAACGCGATCACGGGGAATTGACCGCTTGCGATCGCGAGGGCGGCGACGGAAATTTCTCGGCCATTGGGGCGCCACTTTGAGCGAGGACACCATGACGACCCCAACGCCATTTGATGAGATTTCCCTGAGCGAGCGTCGAGATACAGTGCGTGAGGCCCTTGAGCAACTCCCTGAGAAATATCGCTCAATTCTGGAGTTAGCCTATTATCAGGGTATGAGTCAGTCACCTTGA